Proteins from a single region of Campylobacter concisus:
- the luxS gene encoding S-ribosylhomocysteine lyase: protein MPLLDSFCVDHVKMKAPGVRLAKSMKTPKGDDISVFDLRFCKPNEEILPEKGTHTLEHLFAGFMRNHLNGNGVEIIDISPMGCRTGFYMSVIGTPSEEAVKKAWLASMKDILEVKDQDKIPELNKFQCGTYKMHSLDEAHAIAKKILDLGLVIINNDEIKLDVDAMGLKKH, encoded by the coding sequence ATGCCATTACTTGATAGTTTTTGTGTAGATCATGTGAAGATGAAAGCCCCAGGAGTAAGACTAGCAAAAAGTATGAAAACGCCAAAGGGTGATGATATAAGTGTTTTTGACTTGAGATTTTGCAAGCCAAATGAAGAAATTTTACCAGAGAAAGGTACTCACACTTTAGAACATTTATTTGCTGGCTTTATGAGAAACCATCTAAATGGCAACGGCGTAGAGATCATCGACATCTCGCCGATGGGCTGTAGAACTGGCTTTTATATGAGTGTGATCGGCACACCTAGCGAAGAAGCTGTAAAAAAGGCATGGTTAGCCTCTATGAAAGATATTTTAGAAGTCAAAGATCAAGATAAAATCCCAGAGCTAAATAAATTTCAATGCGGTACTTACAAGATGCACTCACTTGATGAAGCACACGCCATAGCAAAGAAAATTCTTGATCTTGGCTTAGTCATCATAAATAACGATGAGATCAAGCTTGACGTTGATGCTATGGGACTAAAAAAGCACTGA
- the thyX gene encoding FAD-dependent thymidylate synthase translates to MQVTLLNHTPLNICSHAIRTCWQSFEKGDNGGEKDVELIDRVGNKFKHASTLEHLYYNFYIQGISRALLQELARHRLASLSVKSTRYTLKELKKEEKFEVGQFERAAKFIVLTNDELVDNASIKALENLREILASTTKSLDIIKYCLPECYKTELTWSINARSLQNFISLRSSKSALWEIRNLANAIYDALPEEHKFIFEKCLPEDEQN, encoded by the coding sequence ATGCAAGTAACACTACTAAATCACACTCCACTAAATATCTGCTCACACGCGATCCGCACATGCTGGCAAAGCTTTGAAAAAGGCGACAACGGCGGCGAAAAAGATGTTGAGCTAATAGATAGAGTAGGCAATAAATTTAAACACGCTTCAACGCTAGAGCACCTATACTATAACTTCTACATCCAAGGCATCTCTCGCGCACTACTTCAAGAGCTAGCCCGCCACCGCTTGGCAAGTCTAAGCGTCAAATCAACTCGCTACACACTAAAAGAGCTAAAAAAAGAGGAGAAATTTGAAGTAGGACAGTTTGAGCGCGCGGCTAAATTTATCGTACTAACAAATGACGAACTAGTCGATAACGCAAGCATAAAAGCGCTTGAAAATTTGCGTGAAATTTTAGCCTCAACCACAAAAAGCCTTGACATCATCAAATACTGCTTGCCAGAGTGCTATAAAACTGAGCTTACATGGAGCATAAATGCTAGAAGCTTGCAAAATTTCATCTCACTAAGAAGCTCAAAATCAGCCCTTTGGGAGATAAGAAATTTAGCAAATGCTATCTACGATGCCTTGCCTGAAGAGCATAAATTTATCTTTGAAAAGTGCTTGCCAGAGGATGAGCAAAACTAA
- a CDS encoding DNA adenine methylase: MKPAKQENQAYLKEQILTYLGNKRSLLGFIDLGVKYAKDELKKEKLSCCDLFSGSGVVARFLKQNSEFLVANDLELYSFITNSCYLQNATNELKNEINFWQKRLEKEIEDNLSEGFITKLYAPKDDENIAFGERVFYTRKNAIFIDTARRLIDELVPAEMRKFFIAPLLYSASVHANTSGIFKGFHKNKDGIGQFGGRGQNAISRITSDINLTKPIFSNFNVPFEVYQKDANLLAKELDGLDLVYLDPPYNQHPYGSNYFMLNLIASYEEPSKISKVSGIAKDWNRSVFNKKSSASEAFFELIANLKAKFVLISFNSEGFINQDEFDKNLKQMGKVHLLRQKYNAYRGSRNLKARNIHVDELLYVLQK; the protein is encoded by the coding sequence TTGAAGCCAGCTAAACAAGAAAATCAAGCCTATCTAAAAGAGCAAATTTTAACCTATCTTGGCAATAAACGCTCTCTTTTAGGCTTTATAGATCTAGGCGTAAAATACGCAAAAGACGAGCTTAAAAAAGAAAAGCTTAGCTGCTGCGACCTCTTTAGTGGAAGTGGTGTGGTGGCTAGGTTTTTAAAGCAAAATAGCGAATTTCTAGTCGCAAACGACTTAGAGCTTTACAGCTTCATCACAAACTCATGCTACCTGCAAAACGCCACAAATGAACTAAAAAATGAGATAAATTTCTGGCAAAAAAGACTTGAAAAAGAGATAGAAGATAATCTTTCTGAAGGCTTTATAACAAAACTTTACGCTCCAAAAGATGATGAAAATATCGCTTTTGGCGAGCGGGTCTTTTACACAAGAAAAAATGCCATATTCATTGACACTGCAAGAAGGCTCATAGATGAGCTAGTGCCGGCTGAGATGAGAAAATTTTTCATAGCTCCACTACTTTATAGTGCAAGTGTGCATGCAAATACAAGTGGAATTTTTAAAGGTTTTCATAAAAATAAAGATGGTATCGGTCAGTTTGGTGGCAGGGGACAAAATGCCATATCAAGGATCACTTCTGATATAAATTTGACTAAGCCAATTTTCTCAAATTTTAACGTGCCATTTGAGGTCTATCAAAAGGACGCAAATTTACTGGCAAAAGAGCTTGATGGGCTTGATCTAGTCTATCTTGACCCGCCTTATAACCAGCATCCATACGGCTCAAACTACTTCATGCTAAATCTCATCGCAAGCTATGAAGAGCCAAGTAAAATTTCAAAAGTTTCAGGCATAGCAAAGGACTGGAATAGATCAGTTTTTAATAAAAAATCATCAGCAAGCGAGGCATTTTTCGAGCTCATAGCAAATTTAAAGGCGAAATTTGTGCTTATCTCGTTTAACTCAGAGGGCTTTATCAATCAAGATGAATTTGATAAAAATTTAAAGCAGATGGGCAAGGTTCATCTGCTTCGTCAAAAATACAATGCCTACCGCGGTAGCAGAAATTTAAAAGCCAGAAACATCCACGTAGACGAGCTTCTTTACGTTTTACAAAAGTAA
- a CDS encoding MOSC domain-containing protein: MATLKALLIGEVKNYGSQSATNKLNTPWSSAIFKVAQNGEIFANELGFVGDSVADTKHHGGPEKAIFANSFSNYAQWESFLGLKNMAYGAMGENLCIDGLDESSVCIGDIHKIGSLILQVSQPRKPCFKLSKRWGNENMATHIFETGLTGWYYRVITPGSCKAGDTIEIIKKDEVGMSILEINRLFFAPNKNLNLLEKFNSLTTLPKSWYSDMERRIQAIYSTEYMRNL, encoded by the coding sequence ATGGCAACATTAAAAGCTTTACTAATCGGTGAGGTAAAAAACTATGGCTCGCAAAGTGCTACTAATAAGCTAAATACACCATGGAGTTCAGCTATATTTAAAGTAGCTCAAAATGGTGAAATTTTTGCAAATGAACTTGGCTTTGTGGGCGATAGCGTCGCTGATACAAAGCACCATGGAGGTCCAGAAAAAGCTATATTTGCAAATTCGTTTTCAAACTATGCCCAGTGGGAGAGTTTTTTAGGATTAAAAAATATGGCTTATGGAGCTATGGGTGAGAATTTATGCATTGATGGACTCGATGAGAGTAGTGTCTGTATAGGTGATATACATAAAATCGGCTCACTAATCCTTCAAGTCTCACAGCCTAGAAAGCCATGCTTTAAGCTCTCAAAAAGATGGGGCAATGAAAATATGGCTACTCACATCTTTGAAACCGGCTTAACTGGCTGGTACTACCGCGTCATCACTCCAGGATCATGCAAAGCAGGTGACACCATAGAGATCATCAAAAAGGATGAAGTTGGCATGAGCATTTTGGAGATAAATAGGCTCTTTTTCGCACCAAATAAAAATTTAAATTTACTAGAGAAATTTAACTCTCTTACTACTCTTCCAAAAAGTTGGTATAGTGACATGGAAAGACGTATTCAAGCTATTTATAGCACAGAATATATGAGAAATTTATAA
- the ruvC gene encoding crossover junction endodeoxyribonuclease RuvC, giving the protein MVMKILGIDPGTKNCGYAILEKNKLKTTLLEAGLIKIKPNTLQYQITELCEGLDLIFKNHKFDEVAIEDIFFAYNPKTVLKLAQFRGALSLKILQLHGDFAEYTPLQVKKTVTGKAKADKEQVAFMVKKILGINKEIKPLDITDAIAIALTHANNLRIS; this is encoded by the coding sequence ATAGTGATGAAAATTTTAGGAATTGACCCAGGTACGAAGAATTGCGGTTATGCAATACTTGAAAAAAATAAATTGAAAACTACTCTTCTTGAAGCAGGACTCATAAAAATAAAACCAAACACACTTCAATATCAGATTACCGAGCTTTGCGAGGGGCTTGATCTCATCTTTAAAAACCATAAATTTGACGAGGTCGCGATCGAAGATATATTTTTTGCTTACAACCCAAAAACGGTTTTAAAGCTTGCTCAGTTTCGCGGAGCACTTAGCCTTAAAATTTTACAGCTTCATGGTGATTTTGCTGAATACACACCACTTCAGGTAAAAAAAACTGTCACTGGCAAGGCCAAAGCTGATAAAGAGCAAGTGGCATTTATGGTGAAGAAAATTTTAGGTATAAACAAAGAGATAAAACCACTTGATATCACCGATGCGATCGCGATCGCACTAACTCACGCAAATAATTTAAGAATAAGCTAA
- the dnaA gene encoding chromosomal replication initiator protein DnaA, which translates to MIADEILENLSTQISPEEYQSYIKQLKFNEKASDDHIIVFTAPNELMAKFINTRYADKIAHLYEVRTGIKPNIEISSTKSSKVSKQNQINVKQIKTQSSILNPSYTFENFVCGASNQYAFLSAKAAAEKPGVLYNPLFIYGTTGLGKTHLLQSVGNHCLNKGKTVICVTSEQFMIDFTSHINNHSMPKFREKYRNCDVLLIDDVQFLGKTDKIQEEFFNTYNELLAKNGQIVMTSDRPPKTLKGFEDRMISRFDKAFMADITPPELDTKIAIIIKKCEFDKIDLNKEVINYIATNMGDNIREIEGAIINLNVFKTLMKEEITLDLAKSILKDLIKEKRENINFDTIVEIVSKELNIKQSDIKSKSRVTNIVEARRIIIYLAKMLTTNSMPQIANYFGMKDHSAVSHNIKKINELIQTNEIFSLKVTELKNKILTKG; encoded by the coding sequence TTGATAGCAGACGAAATTTTAGAAAATCTTTCAACACAAATTTCACCTGAAGAATACCAAAGTTATATCAAGCAATTAAAATTTAACGAAAAGGCTTCAGACGATCATATTATCGTATTTACTGCACCAAATGAATTGATGGCTAAATTTATAAATACAAGATATGCTGATAAAATCGCTCATCTATATGAAGTTAGAACAGGCATAAAACCAAATATAGAAATTTCATCTACTAAAAGTAGCAAAGTATCAAAACAAAATCAAATAAATGTTAAGCAGATAAAAACACAAAGTAGTATTTTAAATCCAAGCTACACATTTGAAAATTTTGTCTGTGGAGCGTCAAATCAATACGCATTTTTAAGCGCAAAAGCAGCCGCTGAAAAACCTGGTGTACTTTATAATCCACTTTTTATATATGGCACGACGGGACTTGGCAAGACTCACTTACTCCAGTCAGTCGGAAATCATTGCCTAAATAAAGGAAAAACCGTTATTTGCGTAACTAGTGAACAATTTATGATAGATTTTACCAGTCACATAAATAACCACTCAATGCCAAAATTTCGTGAAAAATATAGAAACTGCGATGTTTTACTAATAGACGATGTGCAGTTTCTTGGTAAAACTGATAAAATCCAAGAGGAATTTTTCAACACATATAATGAACTTTTAGCAAAAAATGGTCAAATAGTTATGACTTCAGATCGACCTCCAAAGACACTAAAAGGCTTTGAAGATAGGATGATTTCAAGATTTGATAAGGCTTTTATGGCTGATATTACGCCACCTGAACTTGATACAAAAATAGCCATCATCATCAAAAAATGTGAATTTGATAAAATCGATCTAAATAAAGAGGTCATAAACTACATAGCTACAAACATGGGGGATAATATCCGTGAGATCGAGGGAGCTATAATAAATTTAAACGTATTTAAAACTCTTATGAAAGAAGAGATCACACTTGATCTTGCAAAAAGTATATTAAAAGATCTGATCAAAGAAAAACGTGAAAATATAAATTTCGATACTATCGTTGAAATAGTTAGTAAAGAACTAAATATTAAACAAAGTGATATAAAAAGCAAATCAAGAGTTACAAATATCGTAGAAGCAAGACGAATCATCATATATCTTGCAAAGATGCTTACAACAAACTCAATGCCACAAATTGCAAACTATTTTGGTATGAAAGATCATAGTGCCGTTAGTCATAATATTAAAAAGATAAATGAGCTAATACAAACTAATGAAATTTTTAGTCTAAAAGTTACTGAATTAAAAAACAAAATTTTGACAAAAGGATAA